Proteins co-encoded in one Actinomadura luteofluorescens genomic window:
- a CDS encoding fluoride efflux transporter FluC, whose product MGDQGRPAGRLLRREVAEATVLDRHRKGPPRHPGIKPRALLDVAIGGAVGALARDLLIKAMPGAQHGFPWGTLLVNMLGCLFIGILTSYLLKGKPHPVARPLLVTGYLGGFTTFSHLIDGVHALGRAGAWDQSVVYAVASVAGGWIAVAAGLWGGRLLPYRPLRPEGGAPT is encoded by the coding sequence GTGGGGGATCAGGGGAGGCCGGCCGGGCGCCTGCTCCGCCGCGAGGTGGCCGAGGCCACCGTCCTGGACCGGCACAGGAAGGGGCCGCCCCGCCACCCGGGGATCAAGCCGCGCGCGCTGCTCGACGTCGCGATCGGAGGGGCCGTCGGGGCCCTGGCGCGTGACCTGCTCATCAAGGCGATGCCCGGCGCGCAGCACGGCTTCCCTTGGGGGACCCTCCTGGTGAACATGCTGGGCTGCCTGTTCATCGGAATCCTGACGTCGTACCTGCTCAAGGGCAAGCCGCACCCCGTCGCCCGGCCGCTGCTGGTGACCGGGTACCTGGGCGGGTTCACCACGTTCTCCCACCTCATCGATGGAGTCCACGCCCTCGGCCGCGCCGGGGCCTGGGACCAGAGCGTCGTCTACGCGGTGGCCAGCGTGGCGGGCGGCTGGATCGCGGTCGCCGCCGGTCTCTGGGGCGGACGGCTCCTGCCGTACCGCCCGCTCCGGCCGGAGGGCGGCGCGCCGACATGA
- the crcB gene encoding fluoride efflux transporter CrcB — protein MIALLVLAGGACGAMLRFVLDTMVKHRFGKAFPWGTLTVNLLGTGVLGALHGVTTSAVPDGLVGTGFCGALTTFSTFELDTVHLFQDGKYARGAANVLVSLGLGIGVFSLLYAAFQAV, from the coding sequence ATGATCGCCCTGCTGGTGCTCGCCGGAGGGGCGTGCGGCGCCATGCTCCGCTTCGTCCTCGACACGATGGTCAAGCATCGGTTCGGCAAGGCGTTCCCTTGGGGGACGCTGACGGTCAACCTCCTCGGCACCGGAGTCCTGGGCGCCCTGCACGGCGTGACCACGAGCGCGGTACCCGACGGTCTGGTCGGCACGGGCTTCTGCGGCGCGCTCACCACGTTCAGCACCTTCGAGCTGGACACCGTCCACCTCTTCCAGGACGGGAAGTACGCCAGAGGCGCGGCGAACGTGCTCGTCTCCCTGGGGCTGGGCATCGGCGTCTTCA